A stretch of the uncultured Bacteroides sp. genome encodes the following:
- a CDS encoding isochorismate synthase — MKGIEALIKHNKSFVIYRTPNGEPILILQTVDPLLRLMDLNELNGKTGFVFAPFQTTDSSPLMLMQPDILIEGWQDINNYLSQEKYAVEAENSTDNIGKNSVEKDDYDSYKQAFASFIDSLKEKTFEKLVLSRTSTHAKDFSFSLEKALHNACERYADAFVYLYHTPETGTWLGSTPEILLSGEGEHWNTVALAGTLPFHRASLPDAWSEKNIREQQLVADYVGNQLNSFGIKPEAKGPFTVRAGELAHLKSEFSFELSEKERLGSLLSLLHPTPAVCGLPKDEAYQFILANEGYCRRYYSGFMGWINPDGKTDLYVNLRCMEIGSSCLTLYAGGGLLSHSEMEMEWKETEAKLQTMLAIIK, encoded by the coding sequence ATGAAAGGGATTGAAGCACTTATCAAGCACAATAAAAGCTTTGTTATTTATCGGACTCCAAATGGAGAACCGATTTTAATTCTTCAGACGGTTGATCCGCTACTTCGTTTGATGGATTTGAATGAGCTGAACGGGAAGACAGGATTTGTCTTTGCTCCGTTTCAGACTACAGATTCTTCTCCGCTGATGTTGATGCAACCGGATATTTTAATTGAAGGATGGCAGGATATAAATAACTACTTATCTCAGGAAAAGTATGCTGTGGAAGCAGAGAACTCTACGGATAATATTGGGAAAAACTCCGTTGAAAAGGATGATTACGATTCTTACAAACAAGCTTTCGCATCATTTATTGACTCTCTAAAGGAGAAGACTTTTGAGAAGTTGGTGTTATCTCGTACCTCTACTCACGCAAAGGATTTTTCTTTTTCACTTGAAAAGGCTCTTCATAATGCTTGTGAACGATATGCTGATGCATTTGTTTATCTGTATCATACCCCTGAAACGGGAACATGGCTGGGCAGTACACCCGAGATTTTGCTTTCCGGGGAAGGAGAGCACTGGAATACGGTGGCTCTTGCAGGAACTTTGCCTTTTCATCGGGCTTCTTTGCCGGATGCATGGAGTGAAAAGAATATAAGGGAACAGCAGTTGGTAGCAGATTATGTAGGAAACCAGTTGAACTCTTTCGGCATAAAGCCGGAGGCGAAAGGACCTTTTACCGTTCGTGCTGGAGAATTGGCGCATCTCAAGAGTGAATTTTCTTTTGAGTTGTCAGAGAAAGAACGATTAGGCAGCTTGCTCAGTTTATTGCATCCCACGCCGGCTGTGTGCGGACTTCCCAAAGATGAGGCGTATCAGTTTATATTGGCAAATGAAGGATACTGCCGCCGCTACTATTCCGGCTTTATGGGGTGGATAAATCCCGATGGAAAGACGGATTTGTATGTGAATCTGCGTTGCATGGAGATCGGTTCTTCTTGTCTCACCTTATATGCAGGAGGAGGACTGCTTTCTCATTCGGAAATGGAAATGGAGTGGAAAGAGACGGAAGCCAAATTGCAAACGATGTTGGCGATAATCAAATAA
- a CDS encoding glycosyltransferase family 2 protein, protein MENPLISIIVPVYNVEAYLIKCLDSILCQTLKEIEIILVDNGSTDSSFDICKEYQKKDERIKTIRLPFPDLSSARNAGINVAKAPYISFIDSDDWIDNDMFSLLYSAIKNYNADISICSFYEESDSHIIPKNKKVKNSGEVFTYSKDDALKKILLDKGIKSYVWNKLYKKELFNFYRFPEGVLYEDYSTIYKCFSLAENVVQVDLAKYHYLQRSNSIIHIVNPKARYHFFLANYNRYFFAKEQKIFGQDSYKFNTLTVKRTIRQVKYVLSCSQENNVEEYICEMRMKLKDFLDIPITKMNLKYYLRLRKVIYFWPFYSFSIFGYKNVFVYKKACGALSALASFLPNAK, encoded by the coding sequence ATGGAAAATCCTTTGATAAGTATTATTGTTCCGGTATATAATGTTGAGGCATATTTGATTAAATGCCTTGATTCGATCCTTTGTCAGACATTAAAAGAAATAGAGATTATTTTGGTCGATAATGGCTCTACAGATTCTTCTTTTGATATTTGTAAAGAATATCAAAAGAAAGATGAACGTATTAAAACTATTAGATTACCCTTTCCAGATTTATCTTCTGCAAGAAATGCAGGGATAAATGTAGCTAAAGCTCCATATATTAGCTTTATCGATAGTGATGATTGGATTGATAATGATATGTTTAGCCTTTTATATAGCGCTATTAAGAATTACAATGCAGATATTTCTATTTGCTCTTTCTATGAAGAAAGTGATTCTCATATAATCCCTAAAAATAAAAAAGTGAAAAATAGTGGAGAAGTATTTACTTATAGCAAAGATGATGCTTTGAAGAAAATACTTCTTGATAAAGGAATAAAAAGTTATGTATGGAATAAATTGTACAAAAAGGAATTGTTTAACTTTTATAGGTTTCCAGAAGGTGTTTTATACGAAGATTACTCTACGATCTATAAGTGCTTCTCGTTAGCAGAAAATGTAGTACAAGTAGATTTGGCTAAATATCATTATCTGCAGCGTTCAAACAGTATTATCCATATTGTAAATCCGAAGGCTAGGTATCATTTCTTTCTGGCAAATTATAATCGTTATTTCTTTGCAAAAGAACAAAAAATATTTGGTCAGGATAGTTATAAGTTTAATACTCTTACTGTTAAGAGAACTATTCGTCAGGTCAAATATGTGCTGTCATGTTCTCAAGAGAATAATGTTGAGGAATATATTTGTGAGATGAGGATGAAGCTCAAAGATTTTCTTGATATACCAATTACAAAGATGAATCTTAAATATTATTTGCGTTTAAGAAAAGTGATCTATTTCTGGCCCTTTTATTCTTTTTCCATTTTTGGTTATAAGAACGTTTTTGTTTATAAGAAAGCTTGTGGAGCCTTGTCGGCACTTGCTAGTTTTTTACCAAATGCTAAATGA
- the menB gene encoding 1,4-dihydroxy-2-naphthoyl-CoA synthase — protein MENRKWETIKEYEDILFEFYNGIAKITINRPRYRNAFTPTTTGEMSNAMAICRECADISVVVITGAGDKAFCSGGDQNVKGKGGYIGKDGVPRLSVLDVQKQIRSIPKPVIAMVNGYAIGGGHVLQVVCDLSIASDNAIFGQTGPRVGSFDAGFGSSYLARCVGQKKAREIWFLCRQYSAQEALDMGLVNKVVPLDKLEDEVVEWAETMMQHSPLALRMIKAGLNAELDGQTGIQELAGDATLLYYLTEEAQEGKNAFLEKRKPDFKQFPKFP, from the coding sequence ATGGAGAATAGAAAATGGGAAACCATCAAGGAATATGAAGACATCCTGTTTGAATTTTATAATGGGATTGCGAAGATTACTATCAATCGTCCTCGTTACAGAAACGCATTTACACCCACTACTACAGGGGAAATGAGTAATGCGATGGCTATTTGCCGTGAATGTGCCGACATCAGTGTGGTGGTTATTACCGGAGCCGGAGATAAGGCTTTTTGTTCGGGAGGTGACCAGAATGTAAAAGGTAAAGGTGGATACATTGGCAAAGATGGTGTGCCACGACTGAGTGTGCTTGATGTTCAGAAGCAGATTCGTTCTATTCCTAAACCGGTTATCGCTATGGTTAATGGTTATGCTATCGGTGGAGGCCATGTGCTTCAAGTGGTTTGCGACCTTTCTATAGCTTCTGACAATGCAATCTTTGGGCAAACAGGTCCTAGGGTAGGTAGTTTCGACGCCGGATTTGGTTCTTCTTATCTGGCTCGTTGTGTGGGACAAAAGAAAGCTCGTGAAATCTGGTTCCTTTGTCGTCAGTACAGTGCTCAGGAAGCTTTGGATATGGGATTGGTAAATAAAGTGGTTCCTTTGGATAAGCTTGAAGACGAAGTAGTTGAATGGGCAGAGACCATGATGCAACATAGTCCGCTGGCTCTACGTATGATTAAAGCCGGATTGAATGCGGAACTTGATGGTCAGACTGGTATTCAGGAACTTGCGGGAGATGCCACTCTTCTTTATTATCTGACTGAAGAGGCACAAGAAGGCAAGAATGCATTCCTTGAAAAACGTAAACCCGATTTCAAACAGTTCCCTAAATTCCCTTAA
- the menD gene encoding 2-succinyl-5-enolpyruvyl-6-hydroxy-3-cyclohexene-1-carboxylic-acid synthase: MYSNKKNVLQLAALLLEYGIDHVVVSPGSRIAPITQTLSQHPAFKCFTVVDERSAAFFALGLIQKLQRPVAVCCTSGTALLNFGSAVAEAFYQQLPLLVISADRPAAWIGQMDGQTLPQPGVFNTLVKKSVQLPEPIAKEDEWYCNRLINEALLELMHHGNGPVQINVPLSEPLFEFTEKELPQVRTIRYSGGYPKSLDNSDYFRNQWTQSSKRMILVGQLPPDEKVRKVLEGVAKEWDCVILAEHTANVSSCPIIENFDQIIYALPTEKWDEFAPDLLITFGGHVVSKRMKQFLRKQHPTQHWHLSSDGSVPDLFQSLTDVIEMDENFFALLGSPTEQQTISYSLLWRNESDKLRNKSKEYTATMPFSDLLVLKTLFPLLPEKAALQLGNSSTVRNAQLFDLNPGIPVFCNRGTSGIDGSMSTAVGFAAIHPAPTFLVIGDLSFFYDVNGLWNKHINKNLRILLVNNGGGEIFHLLPGLNKAESLDEHISYRHNTGAKEWAMAMGFLYLSAENETELKENIITFVSNTSDKPILLETKTSMEINAEVFKSYYHNLK, encoded by the coding sequence ATGTATTCGAATAAAAAGAATGTTCTTCAGTTGGCAGCGCTGTTGCTTGAATATGGCATTGATCACGTGGTGGTTTCACCGGGTTCGCGTATTGCTCCGATTACTCAGACTCTTTCACAGCATCCCGCATTCAAATGCTTTACGGTGGTGGACGAGCGGAGCGCTGCTTTCTTTGCACTTGGACTTATTCAGAAACTTCAGCGACCTGTGGCTGTGTGCTGCACTTCCGGCACAGCCTTACTAAATTTTGGTTCTGCTGTGGCCGAGGCTTTCTATCAACAATTACCGCTTCTGGTTATTTCTGCCGACCGTCCTGCAGCATGGATTGGACAAATGGATGGACAAACGCTTCCTCAGCCAGGGGTATTTAATACGCTGGTAAAGAAATCTGTTCAGCTTCCTGAACCTATAGCCAAAGAAGATGAGTGGTATTGCAACCGATTAATAAATGAAGCTTTGCTTGAACTGATGCATCATGGAAATGGGCCGGTGCAGATTAATGTCCCACTTTCAGAACCTCTCTTTGAATTTACCGAAAAGGAGCTTCCTCAGGTAAGAACTATACGCTATTCCGGTGGTTATCCAAAATCGTTGGATAATAGTGACTACTTCCGCAATCAATGGACACAAAGCAGTAAACGAATGATCCTTGTTGGCCAACTTCCACCCGATGAAAAGGTGAGAAAAGTGCTTGAAGGAGTTGCGAAAGAGTGGGATTGTGTGATTCTTGCAGAGCATACGGCTAATGTATCTTCTTGCCCGATAATAGAGAATTTTGATCAGATAATATATGCTCTTCCTACTGAAAAGTGGGATGAGTTTGCTCCGGATCTACTGATAACCTTTGGTGGTCATGTGGTATCCAAAAGAATGAAGCAGTTCCTGAGAAAACAACATCCCACTCAGCACTGGCATCTCTCTTCTGACGGATCTGTACCCGATCTTTTTCAATCGCTGACAGATGTGATTGAGATGGATGAGAACTTTTTCGCTTTACTCGGCTCACCCACTGAACAACAGACTATATCTTACAGTTTGCTCTGGAGAAATGAGTCGGACAAACTGAGAAACAAAAGCAAAGAATACACAGCTACCATGCCATTTTCGGATTTATTGGTGCTGAAAACGCTTTTCCCTCTTTTACCTGAAAAGGCTGCTTTGCAGTTGGGTAATAGTTCAACGGTACGCAATGCTCAGCTTTTTGATTTGAATCCGGGAATTCCTGTTTTCTGTAATCGTGGAACAAGTGGAATAGATGGTTCTATGTCTACTGCGGTAGGATTTGCTGCAATTCATCCGGCACCTACATTTCTTGTGATTGGCGATCTCAGCTTTTTCTATGATGTAAACGGACTTTGGAACAAACATATCAATAAGAATCTACGTATTTTATTAGTAAACAATGGGGGCGGAGAGATTTTCCATCTGCTTCCCGGACTGAATAAAGCTGAATCATTGGATGAGCATATCTCTTATCGGCATAATACCGGAGCAAAAGAGTGGGCTATGGCTATGGGGTTTTTGTATCTTTCGGCAGAAAATGAGACAGAACTAAAAGAGAATATTATTACTTTTGTGAGCAACACTTCCGATAAACCGATACTATTGGAGACAAAAACTTCAATGGAGATTAATGCGGAAGTATTTAAATCATATTATCATAATCTAAAATAG